The window CTTCTTCGTCCCTGGCGCCGTCGCCTTCAGGTGCGCCCGCTTGCTTCTGGTTTCTCTACCGTTTTAAGTTTGATCTGGCGTTAAGTATTTGTACTTCTTACAGAAAAAGatcgtttctttttctttttctttttatgacGATCGGGTAAATTCAGGTCATGGCGTTTCAAGATCGGTTCTGAGATCTACTATCTTTTTTTTCCCCTCTCCACGGGCATGAGAGTGTCCAATTCTCCTTTCTTCTTTGGCTTTTTCGTGCAAGATGCGTAGTTGTTTATCCTAGAAAATCTTCGCCTTTTTTGGTTTCCTCATTGCCCATACTTCGATGGCAGTTTGTTTGCCATGACAATGCATTTAGCTGAATGTCCATCTATTTTATAGCACGGATGCAAATCGTGATACAGACACGCCATCACCATCATCACAAAGAACTAGTTATAGCAGTTGTTCTGGCCTCTGCTGCAGTTCTAGCGATCATATTGTCCTCAGTTTGTGCTTGTGTCTTTTGGAGGAGGGGCCGCCAAATGCTCAATACAAGAAACATTGAAACCTCAGGTTCGACTTTCTCATCTGATTTGCACATAtggactctctctctctctctctctctctaatgATTTGTGCGCTTGGTACCAACACTAACAGAGGCCGGTGGTGGGCTTCCATTTGGATCAATCAGGAGCAAGTTGAATAACATGAAGACGACAAGCAAGAAGGGATTGTTGCCAACGGTAGATTACCCATCACTAGAGTTAGCAACTAACAAGTTCAGCGAGTGCAATATCTTAGGGGAAGGAGGATTCAGTCATGTGTACAAAGCTTGCTTCCATGGTGAAGTTTCTGCTGCAGTGAAGAAATTTGACGCTGGCAGACCAGATTGCAGCAAGGAGTTTGAAGTGAGAAactaaaaaattacaaactttCTTCACTCCCTTCTAAAGATTGATGAAAAGCCACGTATTCTGTCTTATTTCTGACCAGAATGAGATTGATTTGCTCGGAAGAATTCGACATCCTAACATAATATCTCTTTTGGGTTATTGTATTCATGGAGAAACTCGGCTTCTCATATATGAGTTGATGCAAAATGGATCTCTGGAAACACAGCTCCATGGTACAATTCTTCTCCTTTAGCAATTAGAATAGATTTCAATGTTTAGACTTGTTTGCTTTGTATTTTGCACCTGCAGGACCTTCCCATGGATCAGCTTTAACCTGGCATATTCGAATGAAAATTGCACTTGATATTGCAAGGTTTGGTTTTTCACATTGTCATGTTCTCTCCATTTTGAAATAGCTATCTTTTTCACGTATTAATCTATTGTCTACTTGGCAAATAGAGGATTGGAGTACCTTCATGAGCACTGTAACCCACCCGTGATCCACAGAGACATAAAGTCATCCAACATACTTCTAGATTCAGATTTTAATGCTAAGGTCTCAATTCATCTTGAACATTGGCCTGATGCAATTTGCCAAATACAAAGTTATTTCTAATTGAATTCCTTGTGGTAACAGATTGCAGATTTTGGTCTTGCAGTTGTTGATAGAAACCTTAACAAATGTGgtttagaactttcaggcacTCTAGGATATGTAGCTCCAGAATATCTCCTAGATGGTACTTAATCTTCTTGTCTCTACTGCCTAAATTGTACTTCTTGTGATTATGAGGTGTTAATTTCAATCAATGTTAATGCTAATATAGCTGATACCAACAAATACCATATGATGGAAAAAAGAGACTATAGAAATAGTATAAGAATAGTAGCAAACTCTTTCAGGTAAACTCACTGAGAAGAGTGATGTCTATGCATTCGGAGTCGTGCTCCTGGAGCTTCTGATGGGAAAAAAACCAGTTGAAAAGATGGCACCGTCTGAATGCCAATCAATCGTCCAATGGGTATGTGTTAAACATTTCTAATATGGCATCAACAATGAATACCGATACTCCATTCCCCAATTACATGTTGGTTTTGAATGCTTTCAATTGTTTATCTTCAGGCCATGCCTCAACTTACTGACAGATCAAAACTTCCAAACATTGTAGATCCAGTTATCCAGAATACTATGGATCTGAAACACTTGTACCAAGTATGTTGATTCCCAGACCTTCGGAAACATGCTTCTTTCTTCTCATCTTATGTACATAATAACATGGTGCAGGTAGCTGCTGTCGCTGTACTATGTGTGCAGCAGGAACCTAGCTACAGACCATTGATTACTGATGTCCTCCACTCTCTCATTCCTCTCGTGCCGATTGAGCTTGGTGGTTCACTAAGAGCTGCAGACCCAACACCATCCTCAAATTGGTAAGCTTGAGATCATTGATTAAGAAATTTGGGTGGCAATATTGATTGGATGCAGCAGAACCTGCTGGCCACAACATTTTCTACGTCAGGTTTCCGTAGCTTCTCTCCCAGTTCAGGTAGCAAAATGGTGTGCATTATGTAAGTTAAATCTGGCTGGAAAGTTACCGAGGGGGAACTAACTCAAGAGAAGTCTTTTCCTTCAAATGCATTGCGAATCCATTTCAGATTTTTCTTCTGCACCCAGATTCAAACTGGTGCCTGTATATTTGTAAGTTACTGGACACgaattcttttgaaaataatcCATGATGTTCAAGTTGTTTATCACACTTCATATCCTTACTTTGCGAGTATAGATGAAATTTACTAGTCTCAGTTAAGATGTTTAAATTTGAGCAAACATCGAGAGTGCAACACAGAATTAACTTGATGTCCTAATCTTTTCTGGTGAAATTTTGTTTAGATACTTGAAGACCGGCAGATCATGTGTCCATAGTGTTTATTATTCAGTTTGACCTTGTCAGTTACATAGCGCAGATTTGAAGTTTCTCCTGCCATGTCCAACTTTTGATTCTTCTTTTTAATGAATATGCTTGCTATTATACATGCGTCCTTCCTCTGTGGTGAGTGTTTCCCAATTACTTATCATGAACCATTCTTCACTGCAACGATATTTCCCCAAAACAACTATAATTCAAGAAGAATACATACTACTATAAAAATGAGTGTGTATTCTTCTTGAATTATAATTGTTTTTGGGAAATGTCTCAGAAATATTTCCCCAAAACAATTATAATTCAAGAAGAATACATACTACTATAAAAATGAGCCATTAATCCTTGTATTGGAGAGAGAATCAATGTGATAGGCACAAGAGAAGTCAACACAACAATCAAATTTACTGCATCCACTAGGTTTGGTATGACAATTTCTCCATGAAAAATTTGATATTTGATTTGAATGGAAAAAGGTATAGAGAAAATTTTTAGCTCTGATTAAATAATTGAGTATTTGGACGTGGATATTTTTTAGTTTGAATATGAAGATAGATGTGGTAAAATTTTAACCATATTCtatctcatatatatataagtaaaATTTTATTGACATATCccgaaatttaaaagaaaataaaaaagtgCTTCATGCTCGATGAATTTTGTAAAAAGAAATGTAAGTAGTAATAGGATGATAGATGTGATATAAATACTAAATGAGCATGAGGAtggatataaaaattaaatattcaatggGGATGAATTAGCGGCCTTGGGAACAAATCAACTATGCTCTTGATCTCCCTTAATTCACACCAAAGTAGTTCATctctaggggtgtaatcgagccgagccggacttttgaatgtttgaatttgaatcgtttataattgagccgagcttgagctttatttaacgaatatattcatggctcacgagcttattcgaattTTTATCTagcctaaacgagtttaataaatatagagtataaatttaaatatttattaaaaattaaattatatatttagagaaaatgataatattcttattaaaatttataattttattctaataaataaatttaatatatttatctatatggtagagtgtaaaatctataaatttaatatcaaaattattatttttatttaaaacttgattcatgagtttaacgaacatgttcacgagctaacgagccgaatattgtgaaacttgagtttgatttgtttatcttaacaagcctcattaaacgagttcAAACAAACTTTTAttgaatcgagtttcgaataactTATGAgcgacttggttcatttacaccgcTATTCATCGCATGACAAGCTAATTAATTAATCTGTGAAATCATTAACCTCATGTGGCCGACTTCTTGGTAGCCGAACTCTTCGATGATGTCGTTTGTGGTGTGGTTGAAGGTTACCTTTATGGCGCTGACTAGTGACGGCCTGCCCATGGCCTGCTCTGGCGCGACAACATTGTGGATGCAGCCGAGGGCGCCGAAGAGAAGAATTCAACCTCGGGTAACTCGAGGTACCCGAGGTTGATGGCGAACTGTAACAAATCCCTTGAGGCGTAAACAAATCCCACTTGTGGGCAGCgactagggctgtaaacaagctaagccgagccgagccgagccgagctttgaggtattcaagcttgtttgaataggtaaccaagccgagtcaagccgagcttaaaatgaaccaagcttttgaaatgagtgttaaagcttggcttggtttattttttatgagcttgaattTGTTtggagcttgacttgagcttgattcgttttGATGTTAtgaagctctcaattcaagcttagcttgagcttggttcgtttagatgttatcaagctctgaATTCAaggttgtttgattgtttgaaatttttagttgtttgatttgttattgagcttgataatttaaatttatttatttatttatttatttaattttattgtttatttagcatattgaaaagagttttattaatgaatatgattcgtgaacattgttcatgaacattattcacgaacgttaatgagctgaacacatatgtggtcaagcttgtttatttaattaatcttatgtatattgaacgaatataaataaattcttaccaaGCTGAACATCAAACTTATTCACGAATGTTTGAGTCATTTATAATCCTAATAGCGACCCACATTCTTGATCTTCGTCTCCCCTGACCACACGACATGTAGCCCAAATATAAGAGGGATATGCAAGAAATTAAGCCTCAATAAATCTTTCAAttacttaaaataaatttataacaaACGGGGATCTATTGGGAAAATGCTGGCATATACGGAAAGTTGATTTTTTTAGCTACCATGCACCCAAACAAAAAAGAGGATAATGTCACACTCGTTAGATAAAATGTCGCTGAGAAGGTTTTAAAACTGGCTAatcagttttaaaatcttttcaatgcCGTTGaaacataaaacaaaatttttaaaccTTTTTTCATGATATAACAGTTGAATATGAAAATGGAAGTCATGAACATCGATAAACAGAAAAAAGAGCAACATGAAATGTAGAACTTTCCCATCTTGTAAGTTGAAGTCATtctattcttcttttaatttCGCTTTTGTCCCtctaaaaataaaatgtttatagTTGGTTTGAGGATACTCGTTATTTAGTAAGCGACccttcaaattaaaaattttagatccaTCCTTGTTTATCCCAAACGTCTTTTACAACtcatctttagattatatgaaGGAAGGTAAATTACAAGTTTAATTTATAATTGACCACCAAATaagtaggatatatatatatatatatatatatatatatatatatatatatatatatatatatatatatataggacgAAGCTAGGAATATAGTTGAGGGAGAGAGGGGGCAAAAgtcaattatgtataattttaaaACAGTTAATAAATATATCTCAAAAAAATTTATATTGATATTACAATTGTTCACAATGAGAAATCATCTTTCTCAATGTACGGATCATACAAGCTTTAagccaaaaatatataaaattattgaaCTTATGCTAGGAGGAGGAGAGGTAAAATGTGTAAATAAAGGGGGTAAAATTATAAACTATAATGATGTAAGGATCTAGAACGCTAAATACGTAGAAAGTGCAGAAGAAAAACTAACTAGATCCTTTtcaaaagatccatgcgaaggaggaACACATATACTAGGTTGTTAaaagaagttatacctttgttgcataaACATGAACTTCCAATAGCAACTTTGTTCTCGGATGCAGATCTTAGCGTGATCAAGTGGtcgtgcctctacggtatccacacaagCACGTTCCGTCCATCTCACGAACTCGGCTTCatagaagaaccatcttcttgtgctagtaAGCAAGAGtggttcggccaagcatgaaggaggaaaaggagaagCTCAAGAGTCACATTTTTCATCTCATAAAAAATTCAATCAAAGAAacttatttatattcatccaatgaatactaaGGAGTTTTGTCTCTTTATCTCTCTCTTAATTGGTTGGATTATTATAtcggattaaccattaacccaataatcctaatcatctcataattggctcttagggctaatcctaacaatctcccactagcactagtgctaattgTTACAAAGATGACACTAATACTTTAGATtaacccattattcttaatatccttagtattttagtcaaactaaaatactcaTCTTTAAACCAacatattctttgtgtgtgacccaatagacttccataacgttggcaatatatctaaaaccattttagatacataagcaataagtgacatctagcaaggcatcattgctaccaaagtgatgagaatgtcgagatccaacttaACCTTTCCACGTCTATTATCTTGTACGACTCAATTCTTCTATCTTTGAtatatagattgatcaatgaggcatagaccgtgtcattctcttatcaatatttgtgtttcttgatccctAAGTAGACACATTCAATTAACTAAGTTCattatctcatattgactaatctGAGCATGACAATGTATTTTTGTGTCCTAACTTAATCAAGAGGCCTATAGATATTACTTTCGTCATTTGGAAGGGATAAATCTCATATACATTACttacatcccttcgcataatttattgcatatccagtgatcgactttatagtccaccttattaTTGTTGGAGATTGGTGGCCGGctagggggggttgaatagctaggtcacccccaactcgTTATTCTATCTATAAGATGCTAGTTTGCGCAAGAggaataataataaatcaaagaaaagaacaaaTAAGAATGCAAATGGTAACACAATCGATGTAAtgtgattcagaaattgcttgtTCCTACTCCACAACTTgttcttgaggtggacgaaccctcaaTCTTTCGGTGGATCAGTTCCccgcaatctccggctagatgaGCTCCTTCTCTGTGGAGCAAAACCTCTCACAAGGTACTCTTGttctttacaagattgagaaTAAGCTTTGGAAGAAGAATGTAGGCTTTGACAGCTTTGGGCAAGAACTTAGGAGTTAATCAATGAGTATCAGTAACttccttcatgccccaaagccCCCCTTAAATAAGAGAAGAGATTTGAACACAGGGTCAACATATCTCggcactagtcgactgatccatacACGAGTCGACTGGTGTAGACATTGGACACAACCAACAATACTCCGCAGAATCCGGGTTTCTACTAACGACTTTCTACTAGTCGATTGgtgtcatcaccagtcgactggtcttcgcAACCATTGGACATAGAACTATTTTATGCTCTCGTGAATTTGGACCAATCAACTGGTCTcaataccagtcgattggtaccttacattcactcacactcatcctttccgAAGTTACCCTTGAAGCACTCTTCCTtggccttcatccctcagatgcactcgagATCGCGGTTTCTCTCCAtgtcatccttcacattgccttgaagtccacttccctcggctccattttgttgctcctcgtccgacgaTCCCTTAGATGCATCATCCTTCACTGTCTTAAGGACTCGAGTCCTAGGATGAGTTTTTCCCATAACTTGGTCGCActaagttcctcatgtgtttcaccaagtcctgcatgacttaaacacatattaaacacatatgaaagtcCAACTTAAACTCTCAAGTTAGACACAAATAATAACTTGAAATTTATAAGCAAAATGTACACATGAAACATAAATCCAAGCTctcccttaacatatgctctatcaATTTAATTTTCAAGTTATTTACACAAATATGGGGAAATataagtttctaacttaaactatttccatttctcctcctttgatataatcaaaaagATTGTACCAAACAATCATGCATACCATGACATCAAATATGGACTAAGTTACCCAAAACCAACTTCTGAAAGTGTTGGAAACTagctactagtcgactgataattGATGTAATCGACTGGTATAATACTAATATGAATTTCAGCTTTctgaagccaacttcagaaatacatagaaaattttagaaaatttaaaaaatcatgaaattttaaaagcatatttcttttaatatcctctaactaggaaaaatatattttcatgaaaagtcaatatatttttaaagttttgactAAAACTCAAAAACCTTGAAAACATTCAATTGCGTATCAATTTGAAAtctagttttgaattcatatacTTCAAAATAACTACACCACTATAAATGCAACATAGAATtgctttttaaatcatttaaaatatCCAATTATGATCTATGGACaagatgttcattaattaaacatttactttccccattatctataattactaaaaatttgatacatttcatagCCTATCAAGATACCATAAGCATAAACGAATTAtgagtatcatcctatcatctcacatatatttttagaaatataatgtaagtcattgtgagataaaatGAAGGTAATATCTACTTAGCCTTTCTTATCATagatttctatcaaggctaagtgtttCCTCTTAAGGGATTAAGTCAAccattttttaaaagtttaaatatgACTTTAATGGTTGACTAACCTGAAAATCCTCTAACTCTTGAGAATTAACTTTGGTAACCAATAGAAATTcttcctaattgggttaaccaaatattccttaggGATCCATTTCTTATCAatggtctttgtcttggattgttCCATAGCAAGTAAATAATGATAGACTTTCTCATTTTTGGattcattgtatcctatccccTTTTTGTTGAAGCTTGCCCTTTGGCTTATAATGATTATGTTTAGGGTTTCGGAACCAATTTCAAATTTCTTAAGGGTATTGGTAAAgtgttctaccttttcccttaagtCCTTATTCTCTTCTTCTAAGCATGATACATTTAGATTAGATGAAGCATGCATACTAGAGGCATTATTGTCCTTAAGAGACATGGATTTTAATTTTACCTATAGAATactaatatcatttttcaaagatttgtttttcctttttaccTTTAAAAATCTTCATTtatacttgaaataattttaattaatacatgaggaggaagattatataTCTCACTTACTGAAAAGTCCAACTTTGAAGTTTGACCTCCTcattcacttgagctcccttcttcttcacttgagctctttctttcttcattttcggatgagaTGGAGGCAATGCCATCAATTCCCATTAAAGCAAAATGGAATATATAGTGCTCTTCTTTCTCCGATGATGATGaatcatcccaagttgcttttagattgTGAGCTTTCTTCcatttttcttttgtattttcttttcttcattcttcttctcttccattttcttcaggagcgaacattcatccctcATATGTCCTTttccttgacaattatagcatTTGACCATCCTTCTTTTACTCTTGTCTCTTGAACTTCTCCTACCATGTGATTTGTTAGAGGGAAAATTCTTAAATGCTTTtgtcatgtttcttatcatgtaTGTCTCTTGATCGGTATTCATTGatgcacttgattcttcggagtcaaAGGATgatggggatgaagacttcttctttccctttcccttgtttgccacaagggctactcctctcgATCTATTTGCTTCTCCATCAAACCCTTCAACTCGAGTTTGGTGAAGCTCcatggttgagaagaattcatctagagaagatTTCTCTAGATCCCTTGAGATATAGAATGAATCCACAATTGACATCCATGTTGTGGTTTTGGGAAATCATTGATGACTTTCATTATGATATCTCGGTTGGAAAACTTCTCACATACACTTGTTAGttcatttaaaatttctttaattctagCATAAAGTATAGATATCTTTTCTCCTTTTTCGAGTTTGATGATGTTGAATTGTGTTCGAAGGAGATCTCTTCTTGCTAATTTTGCTTCCGTTATCCTTTCATGAAGCACAACCAACTTTTCTGATAAGTCTTTGGCACATGTGTAGTTTCCAATTCTAgtcacttcttgttggggaagcacATTTAGTAGGTGATGCAATACCTTTGAATTTGTCAAattctcttccctttgcttcttggtccatcttgttatatCGATTATCTCATTGTGTTCATCCTTAGGCACTTCAAAAtcacttctcatgattagcattATATTGATATCGGtatcgaaaaatacctccattctcttcttccaccaagagaaataTCCTTCGAATTTGGATGGTTGAATGTGTGAGCCGGTCATTTTGTTGAAAGTGCTCTTCTCGACGATTAGTCCAACGAAGAGTGTCCTCGCTCTAttaccacttgttggagatcgGTGGTTGactagaagaggggttgaatagctagGTCACACCCAACCCGTTCTTCTTTCTACAAGATGTTAGTTTGCACAAGcggaataataataaaacaaagtAAAGAGAAAATAAGAATGCAAATGCTAATACAATCGATGTAACGTGATTCGAAAATTGCTTGGTCCTACTCCATGGCTTGTACTTGAGGTGgacgaaatgtagctagagggggggggggtgaatagctcgacgcgatctcgtgctcggcgttgcttgcttcttgtgataatgtgcagcggaaatatacaagaatacaacactcaacgctaacactaagtacttacttggtatccacctcaagaagaggtgactaatccaaggatccacacactcacacaccctccactatgaaaacattccttcttggtaactaccgaaggaggagaaactctacaatactctcaatacaacaagaaacaaataGAAGCACATACAAGGAAAAGCTTACAAGATTTGAACAATGAAAccttaaccctagcttcttcttcttgttgttgacacacctcttgacttggatgtctctccaagatccttcaagaactggcgatgagaGTGGAGAaatgctgtggagaagctgtcgtGATCGCCTGTGTGGTGGAATCGAATAAGtgtcgaaggaatcgcacgccaacggctaaatcctgcgccaacggtcgaatctcaatcgattgaattgctcctaatcgatcggggaggctttggatcgatcggtcgatcgattcagagcgcctctgtgctctcgggaattgcctggatcgatcggctgatcgatccaaggcttatcgcataaaaacgcacctcccaatcgatcgcctgatcgattggaggctcccaatcgatcgactgatcgattgggaggctttctattcacgcgacacttctccccaatcgatccggtcaaccatgacctgttggtacatcatgcctagcatccggtcacccttgacctgctagaactccctcaccaagtgtccggtcaatccctttgacccacttggacttttctccttgtgccaagtatctgatcaatccctttgacctacttggacttcccgacaccagatgtctgatcaaacttgatccatctggatttcatttgcctggcttcactcgtcaggatttcccttctgtctagc is drawn from Zingiber officinale cultivar Zhangliang chromosome 1B, Zo_v1.1, whole genome shotgun sequence and contains these coding sequences:
- the LOC122052755 gene encoding probable receptor-like protein kinase At1g80640 yields the protein MGRSPTPLRLPSSVSVWWLGFLLLTAVAVADTQAPLFLPPGNQPSVPTSSSLAPSPSARMQIVIQTRHHHHHKELVIAVVLASAAVLAIILSSVCACVFWRRGRQMLNTRNIETSEAGGGLPFGSIRSKLNNMKTTSKKGLLPTVDYPSLELATNKFSECNILGEGGFSHVYKACFHGEVSAAVKKFDAGRPDCSKEFENEIDLLGRIRHPNIISLLGYCIHGETRLLIYELMQNGSLETQLHGPSHGSALTWHIRMKIALDIARGLEYLHEHCNPPVIHRDIKSSNILLDSDFNAKIADFGLAVVDRNLNKCGLELSGTLGYVAPEYLLDGKLTEKSDVYAFGVVLLELLMGKKPVEKMAPSECQSIVQWAMPQLTDRSKLPNIVDPVIQNTMDLKHLYQVAAVAVLCVQQEPSYRPLITDVLHSLIPLVPIELGGSLRAADPTPSSNWFP